A stretch of the Mycolicibacterium celeriflavum genome encodes the following:
- a CDS encoding YncE family protein, with the protein MPEHAPPAKATTPTRVDPSVTALGAVELNRGPVGDIAATGTGAALVTHPGDDSVAVLNARTLAVEAIIAVHGEPFAVAVHEDRAYVSTSSWSHKDEVAVIDTATKTVIGAYPLSENVTALAVSPDGKRVYAGRTGDGHIDVAVIDIPADRVDTIDVATGAGIGIDALAIDASGTHLHVATTDARGSAVVTVDLETGRLGRAVRIGAPIRDIAVADDTAYVLSSDRTRGGVVHVVELSTGRVTDIVELGGAPTQLVVGADKARAYIVDYDHVVVLCTLTLQVVDTIAVGARPSCVTVDAHAGRMYVADYAGGVTVFAADSTMPLLYPQFAATDPIVAAEIRELEPVTA; encoded by the coding sequence ATGCCTGAACATGCCCCGCCTGCGAAGGCGACAACCCCAACGCGGGTGGACCCGAGCGTCACCGCATTGGGCGCCGTCGAGCTGAACCGCGGACCGGTCGGCGACATCGCGGCGACCGGAACCGGTGCGGCCCTGGTGACACATCCCGGCGACGACAGCGTCGCGGTGCTCAACGCCCGCACGCTCGCGGTCGAGGCGATCATCGCTGTCCACGGCGAGCCGTTCGCCGTCGCGGTCCACGAGGACCGCGCCTACGTGAGCACTTCTTCCTGGAGCCACAAGGACGAGGTCGCCGTCATCGACACCGCCACCAAGACGGTGATCGGCGCGTATCCGCTCTCAGAGAATGTCACGGCGCTCGCCGTCAGCCCCGACGGCAAGCGGGTCTACGCCGGAAGAACCGGAGACGGACACATCGATGTCGCGGTGATCGACATCCCCGCCGACCGTGTCGACACGATCGACGTCGCGACCGGCGCGGGCATCGGTATCGACGCCCTCGCGATCGACGCGAGCGGCACGCATCTTCACGTGGCGACCACCGACGCCCGCGGCAGCGCCGTGGTGACCGTCGACCTCGAAACCGGGCGACTCGGTCGGGCAGTGCGGATCGGCGCACCCATTCGCGACATCGCCGTGGCCGACGACACCGCTTACGTCCTCAGTTCGGACCGGACCCGCGGCGGTGTGGTGCACGTCGTCGAGCTCTCGACCGGACGCGTCACCGACATCGTCGAACTCGGCGGCGCTCCAACTCAGCTCGTGGTCGGTGCGGACAAGGCCAGGGCGTACATCGTCGACTACGACCACGTCGTGGTGTTGTGCACCCTCACCCTGCAGGTCGTCGACACCATCGCCGTCGGCGCCCGGCCGTCCTGCGTGACGGTCGACGCGCACGCCGGTCGGATGTATGTCGCCGACTACGCGGGCGGGGTGACGGTATTCGCCGCCGACTCGACAATGCCGCTGCTGTATCCGCAGTTCGCGGCGACCGATCCGATCGTCGCCGCCGAGATCCGCGAGCTGGAGCCGGTCACCGCTTAG